The proteins below come from a single Erythrobacter sp. SG61-1L genomic window:
- a CDS encoding NADH-quinone oxidoreductase subunit D, translating into MSTGLQLDVAPTTGDETITNYTINFGPQHPAAHGVLRMVMELDGEIIERIDPHVGLLHRGTEKLIEHKTYLQALPYFDRLDYCSPLAMEHSYVLAIEKLLNVEVPLRAQYLRVLFAELTRICNHMLNMGSHVMDVGAMTPNLWLFEIREDCLNFFERASGARMHSAWFRPGGVHQDVPLKLLTDIADWLDTRLPELFEDAMSLVVDNRIFKQRNVDIAVVSKEDALAWGFSGPMIRAAGIPWDLRRAQPYDVYDRMDFEIPVGTNSDCYDRFMVRVEEVRQSARIMKQCLAEMPEGPICSSDRKVSPPKRGEMKQSMEALIHHFKLYTEGFHVPAGEVYVATESPKGEFGVYLVSDGSNKPYRCKIRPTAFSHLQAMDFMSKGHMLPDATAILGAIDVVFGECDR; encoded by the coding sequence ATGAGCACCGGCCTCCAGCTCGATGTCGCGCCGACCACCGGCGACGAGACAATCACCAATTACACGATCAATTTCGGGCCTCAGCACCCGGCGGCGCACGGCGTGCTGCGCATGGTTATGGAACTCGACGGCGAGATCATCGAACGGATCGATCCGCATGTCGGCCTGCTGCATCGCGGCACCGAAAAGTTGATCGAGCACAAGACCTATCTGCAGGCGCTGCCATACTTCGACCGGCTCGACTATTGTTCGCCGCTGGCGATGGAGCACAGCTACGTCCTGGCGATCGAGAAGCTGCTGAACGTCGAAGTTCCGCTGCGCGCCCAATATCTGCGCGTGCTGTTCGCGGAACTGACCCGCATCTGCAATCACATGCTGAACATGGGTTCGCATGTGATGGACGTGGGCGCGATGACACCGAACCTGTGGCTGTTCGAAATTCGCGAGGATTGCCTCAACTTCTTCGAACGTGCTTCGGGCGCCCGTATGCACAGCGCGTGGTTCCGCCCGGGCGGTGTTCATCAGGACGTGCCGCTCAAGCTGCTGACGGACATTGCCGACTGGCTCGACACGCGCCTGCCGGAACTGTTCGAAGATGCCATGTCGCTCGTGGTCGACAACCGCATCTTCAAGCAGCGCAATGTCGATATTGCCGTCGTCAGCAAGGAAGATGCTCTGGCCTGGGGCTTTTCCGGCCCGATGATCCGCGCTGCCGGTATCCCGTGGGATCTTCGCCGCGCGCAGCCTTACGACGTTTATGACCGGATGGATTTCGAAATCCCCGTCGGCACCAATTCGGACTGCTATGACCGGTTCATGGTCCGCGTGGAAGAAGTGCGCCAGTCGGCCCGGATCATGAAGCAGTGTCTGGCTGAAATGCCGGAAGGCCCGATCTGCTCCAGCGACCGTAAGGTCTCGCCCCCCAAGCGCGGCGAAATGAAGCAGTCGATGGAAGCACTGATCCATCACTTCAAGCTCTATACCGAAGGCTTCCATGTCCCGGCGGGCGAAGTCTATGTCGCGACGGAAAGCCCCAAGGGCGAATTCGGCGTCTATCTGGTGAGCGATGGCAGCAACAAGCCCTATCGCTGCAAGATCCGCCCGACGGCCTTCAGCCACCTTCAGGCGATGGATTTCATGAGCAAGGGCCACATGCTGCCCGACGCGACCGCCATTCTCGGCGCGATCGACGTTGTGTTCGGGGAGTGTGACCGTTGA
- a CDS encoding SH3 domain-containing protein → MRFLARLASIAFFTALAVPAAAQDRDVPYWASMRSKEVNMRVGPSEEYQIDWVYRRVQLPVKVIRIKEGWRLIRDPDGAQGWVVARLLSPERTALVIGKGLAPMRDGPSDNGALLWNAEPGVVGTLGDCDGGWCELDVDGRKGWVRQQRLWGAGEP, encoded by the coding sequence ATGCGATTCCTCGCCAGACTTGCCTCGATTGCCTTTTTCACCGCACTTGCCGTTCCGGCCGCCGCGCAGGACAGGGATGTGCCCTATTGGGCATCCATGCGATCGAAAGAGGTCAACATGCGTGTTGGGCCAAGCGAGGAGTATCAGATCGACTGGGTCTATCGCCGGGTTCAGCTCCCGGTGAAGGTCATCCGGATCAAGGAAGGCTGGCGTCTGATCCGCGATCCCGATGGAGCGCAGGGCTGGGTGGTTGCCCGCTTGCTCAGCCCGGAACGCACCGCGCTGGTAATTGGCAAAGGCCTTGCCCCGATGCGCGACGGGCCGAGCGATAATGGCGCCTTGCTCTGGAACGCAGAGCCCGGCGTTGTGGGAACTCTGGGTGATTGCGACGGTGGCTGGTGCGAACTGGATGTCGATGGCCGCAAAGGGTGGGTCCGCCAGCAGCGCCTTTGGGGTGCCGGCGAACCCTGA
- a CDS encoding D-glycerate dehydrogenase — protein sequence MTDSTSSAASPDSPRRVGGKPRVIVTRHLPGVEPRMAELFDAVLNPEDRQFTRDELIAAMQDCDVLVPCVTDKIDAAMIEAAGDRMGLIANFGAGVDHLDLHACQSRKIMVTNTPGVFTEDTADITMALILCASRRLSEGVRMVAANEWPGWSPSHMLGRTLRGKVLGIVGMGRIGQALAHRARAFGMQVVYNNRRRLPDALETILGAEFEPDLDRVISASDYLSLNCPVTAETKGMLNAQRIAAMKPGSFVINSGRGDLIDEDALIDALRSGHLGGAGLDVFLNEPNIDPRFVDLPNVVALPHLGSATLEGRTAAGEKIIRNIQSWADGHSPPDRVVVGLG from the coding sequence ATGACCGACAGCACTTCTTCAGCAGCCTCGCCCGACTCCCCTCGCCGCGTTGGCGGCAAGCCGCGCGTAATCGTCACCCGCCATCTGCCCGGTGTTGAACCGCGCATGGCCGAACTGTTCGACGCCGTGCTCAACCCGGAAGATCGCCAGTTCACGCGTGACGAATTGATCGCCGCGATGCAAGATTGCGATGTGCTGGTGCCCTGCGTTACCGACAAGATCGATGCGGCAATGATTGAGGCAGCGGGTGACCGGATGGGCCTGATCGCCAATTTCGGCGCCGGGGTGGACCATCTGGATCTCCATGCCTGCCAGTCTCGCAAGATCATGGTCACCAATACGCCGGGTGTGTTCACCGAAGATACGGCGGACATCACCATGGCGCTGATCCTGTGTGCGTCGCGTCGCCTGTCCGAAGGTGTCCGCATGGTTGCGGCCAATGAATGGCCCGGCTGGTCCCCCTCGCATATGCTGGGCCGTACCCTGCGCGGCAAGGTTCTGGGCATTGTCGGCATGGGTCGCATCGGCCAGGCACTGGCTCACCGCGCCCGCGCCTTCGGCATGCAGGTGGTGTACAATAACCGCCGCCGCCTGCCCGATGCGCTGGAAACGATCCTTGGCGCCGAGTTCGAACCCGATCTGGACCGAGTGATTTCCGCCTCGGACTATCTCTCGCTCAATTGCCCGGTCACTGCGGAAACCAAGGGCATGCTCAATGCCCAGCGCATCGCGGCAATGAAGCCCGGTTCCTTCGTGATCAATAGCGGCCGTGGCGACCTGATCGACGAGGACGCCCTGATCGACGCTCTGCGCAGCGGCCATCTGGGCGGCGCTGGACTGGACGTGTTCCTCAATGAACCGAATATCGATCCACGCTTCGTCGATCTGCCCAATGTCGTGGCCCTGCCCCATCTTGGCAGCGCGACGCTGGAAGGCCGGACCGCCGCGGGCGAAAAGATCATCCGCAATATCCAGAGCTGGGCCGACGGCCATTCCCCGCCGGACCGGGTCGTGGTTGGCCTCGGCTAG
- a CDS encoding acetyl-CoA C-acyltransferase, whose translation MSEFSANDPIVILSYARTPMGGMQGALSDVSATDLGATAVKAAVERAGVAGEDIERLYMGCVLPAGLGQAPARQAALKAGLPKSVQATTVNKVCGSGMQTVIMGSEALAAGSVDVIVAGGMESMTNAPYLLKKHRSGARLGHDTAYDHMFLDGLEDAYEAGAAMGSFAQDTANEYQLTREAMDDYSIESLRRANAAIASGAFAGEVVPVTYSTRAGEVTVDIDEQPGKGRPEKIPQLRPAFAKDGTITAATSSSISDGAAAVVLTRESVAKAKGLAPVAKVVSMAAHAHDPRLFTTAPVGAIQKALDKAGWTIDDVDLFEVNEAFACVAMFAMHDLGIPHDKINVNGGATALGHPIGASGTRIIVTLLNALKSQGKKRGIASLCIGGGEGTAVAIELI comes from the coding sequence ATGTCCGAGTTTTCTGCCAACGATCCGATCGTCATCCTTTCCTATGCGCGCACGCCGATGGGCGGGATGCAGGGCGCCCTGTCAGATGTTTCAGCAACTGACCTCGGCGCAACGGCCGTAAAGGCGGCTGTCGAACGCGCCGGCGTGGCGGGCGAAGATATTGAACGCCTCTACATGGGCTGCGTGCTGCCTGCGGGCCTTGGGCAGGCGCCAGCACGTCAGGCGGCCCTGAAGGCCGGCCTGCCCAAGTCCGTTCAGGCCACCACTGTCAACAAGGTCTGTGGCTCCGGTATGCAAACCGTGATCATGGGGTCCGAGGCTCTCGCTGCGGGCAGCGTGGACGTGATCGTCGCTGGCGGGATGGAGAGCATGACCAATGCCCCGTACCTGCTTAAGAAGCACCGCTCCGGCGCACGCCTCGGCCACGATACCGCCTATGACCACATGTTCCTCGATGGTCTGGAAGACGCCTATGAAGCGGGTGCCGCCATGGGCAGCTTCGCGCAGGACACGGCGAATGAGTACCAGCTCACCCGCGAAGCAATGGACGATTATTCGATTGAAAGCCTGCGCCGCGCCAATGCCGCCATCGCCAGCGGCGCCTTTGCCGGTGAAGTTGTTCCGGTAACCTACTCCACCCGCGCCGGCGAGGTGACCGTGGATATTGACGAACAGCCCGGTAAGGGCCGCCCGGAGAAGATCCCGCAACTGCGCCCAGCATTCGCCAAGGACGGCACGATTACGGCAGCAACGTCCAGTTCAATTTCCGATGGCGCCGCCGCTGTGGTTCTGACCCGCGAGAGCGTCGCGAAGGCCAAGGGCCTTGCCCCGGTCGCCAAGGTTGTCTCCATGGCGGCCCATGCCCATGATCCGCGCCTGTTCACCACTGCGCCTGTCGGTGCGATCCAGAAGGCGCTCGACAAGGCCGGCTGGACGATCGACGACGTCGATCTGTTCGAAGTGAACGAAGCCTTTGCTTGTGTCGCCATGTTCGCCATGCACGATCTGGGCATCCCGCATGACAAGATCAACGTGAATGGCGGCGCCACGGCCCTTGGCCACCCCATCGGCGCCAGCGGCACACGCATCATCGTGACCCTGCTCAATGCCCTGAAAAGCCAAGGGAAGAAGCGCGGCATCGCTTCGCTTTGCATCGGCGGCGGCGAGGGCACGGCAGTGGCAATTGAGTTGATCTGA
- a CDS encoding coniferyl aldehyde dehydrogenase, with protein sequence MDFEAKRPESLGVRADRIRRAIALLVDHGDELAAAMSADFGNRSRDLSMLTDMLPAVSLGKYCLKNLKRWTRPERRKATFPLGLIGGRAEVRHEPKGVVGVISPWNFPVGLSFGPMIQAFAAGNRVMLKPSEFTERTSGLMADLVARYFAPEEAAVVTGGPDVAAAFTTKPFDHLVFTGSTATGRKVMEAAASNLVPVTLELGGKSPVFLGRSADIKRAAERIAIGKLMNAGQVCLAPDYLLVPEEREEDFIAVLAGCVGALYPTILANEDYTTIVNDQHFQRLEGLIADAAAKGAEAIVVNPAEEDFSGGNDRKLPPTILRNVNDDMEVMQQEIFGPVLPVMTYRSTDEAIAYVNAHDRPLGLYYFGEDRAEQEQVLARTISGGVTVNDVILHIAQDDLPFGGIGPSGMGNYHGPEGFHAFSHTRAIYRQPRWDVAALSGLKPPYGAATRRALKMLLRK encoded by the coding sequence ATGGATTTCGAGGCGAAGCGGCCAGAATCACTCGGGGTGAGGGCGGACCGGATCAGGCGCGCGATTGCCTTGCTGGTGGATCATGGCGACGAACTCGCTGCAGCGATGAGCGCCGATTTCGGCAATCGCAGCCGCGACCTTTCCATGCTCACCGACATGCTGCCTGCCGTCAGCCTCGGCAAATATTGCCTCAAAAACCTGAAGCGCTGGACTCGGCCGGAGCGGCGCAAGGCAACCTTTCCGTTGGGACTTATCGGGGGAAGGGCAGAGGTTCGACATGAGCCCAAGGGTGTCGTTGGCGTAATTTCACCATGGAACTTTCCGGTCGGTCTTAGCTTCGGACCGATGATCCAGGCTTTTGCCGCGGGCAACCGCGTGATGCTGAAGCCCAGCGAGTTCACCGAACGCACTTCAGGATTGATGGCAGACCTTGTCGCGCGATACTTTGCCCCCGAAGAAGCCGCGGTTGTGACAGGTGGGCCTGACGTGGCCGCGGCATTTACCACAAAGCCGTTCGACCACCTGGTTTTCACTGGTTCGACAGCAACCGGGCGCAAGGTGATGGAGGCGGCCGCCAGTAACCTTGTGCCGGTTACGCTGGAACTGGGCGGTAAATCACCGGTTTTTCTGGGGCGTAGCGCGGATATAAAGCGTGCGGCCGAACGGATCGCCATCGGCAAGCTTATGAACGCCGGGCAGGTCTGTCTCGCCCCGGATTATCTGCTGGTGCCCGAAGAGCGGGAAGAGGATTTCATCGCTGTGCTCGCAGGGTGCGTCGGGGCGCTTTATCCGACAATCCTGGCGAATGAGGATTACACCACTATCGTCAATGACCAGCACTTTCAGCGCCTTGAAGGGCTGATCGCGGATGCCGCCGCGAAAGGCGCTGAAGCAATCGTGGTCAATCCTGCGGAAGAAGATTTTTCGGGCGGCAATGACCGCAAATTACCGCCGACCATCCTGCGCAATGTGAACGATGACATGGAAGTGATGCAGCAGGAAATCTTCGGCCCGGTCCTGCCGGTGATGACTTATCGTTCCACTGATGAAGCCATCGCCTATGTCAACGCGCATGACCGTCCTCTGGGACTCTATTATTTCGGCGAGGATAGGGCTGAGCAAGAGCAGGTGCTTGCCAGAACTATATCCGGCGGCGTGACCGTGAACGATGTGATCCTGCATATCGCGCAGGACGATCTGCCGTTTGGCGGCATCGGTCCTTCGGGTATGGGCAATTATCACGGCCCGGAAGGCTTTCATGCATTCAGCCATACGCGGGCGATCTATCGGCAGCCCCGATGGGATGTAGCAGCCTTGTCAGGTCTCAAGCCGCCATATGGGGCCGCAACGAGGCGGGCGCTAAAGATGTTGTTGCGCAAATGA
- a CDS encoding nuclear transport factor 2 family protein: MSNLATAEAMIAAYNAQDVDLYVSYMTDDACEANYRGDVVREGKEGTRSGLAAAFARWPDNHAEIVEKQAIGSYVIFREHVTRGPATDGSDMVEPFDVIAVYSFEGDKCSRVEFIR, encoded by the coding sequence TTGAGCAATCTTGCAACCGCCGAAGCAATGATCGCGGCCTATAACGCGCAGGACGTGGACCTCTACGTTTCCTACATGACCGACGATGCCTGCGAGGCGAATTATCGCGGCGACGTGGTGCGCGAAGGCAAGGAGGGCACGCGTTCGGGCCTTGCCGCGGCCTTCGCCCGCTGGCCTGACAACCATGCCGAGATCGTCGAGAAGCAGGCGATCGGCAGCTATGTCATCTTTCGCGAACACGTCACGCGCGGGCCGGCCACCGATGGTTCGGATATGGTCGAGCCGTTCGATGTGATTGCCGTCTATTCGTTCGAGGGCGACAAGTGCTCTCGCGTGGAGTTCATCCGCTAA
- a CDS encoding NADH-quinone oxidoreductase subunit B, with protein MGVIEPQKAGLANAGAMTAPDQAFFDSLNAEVSDKGFLVTSTEELFQWARTGSLWWMTFGLACCAVEMIHVNMPRYDMERFGAAPRASPRQSDVMIVAGTLCNKMAPALRKVYDQMSEPKYVISMGSCANGGGYYHYSYSVVRGCDRIVPVDIYVPGCPPTAEALLYGVMQLQRKIRRVGTIER; from the coding sequence ATGGGAGTGATCGAACCCCAAAAGGCGGGACTGGCCAATGCAGGCGCGATGACCGCGCCGGATCAGGCCTTCTTCGATAGCCTGAATGCTGAAGTCAGCGACAAGGGCTTCCTTGTTACGTCGACGGAAGAATTGTTCCAGTGGGCCCGTACAGGCTCGCTGTGGTGGATGACCTTCGGTTTGGCCTGTTGCGCCGTGGAAATGATCCACGTGAACATGCCGCGCTATGACATGGAGCGGTTCGGTGCCGCACCTCGCGCCTCCCCGCGCCAGAGCGACGTGATGATCGTGGCCGGCACGCTGTGCAACAAGATGGCACCGGCGCTGCGCAAGGTTTACGACCAGATGTCGGAACCCAAATATGTGATTTCGATGGGCAGCTGCGCCAATGGCGGCGGTTATTACCATTATTCCTATTCGGTGGTGCGTGGCTGCGATCGCATTGTGCCGGTGGACATCTACGTCCCGGGCTGCCCACCGACTGCCGAGGCGCTGCTTTACGGCGTGATGCAACTGCAGCGTAAGATCCGCCGCGTCGGCACGATCGAGAGGTAA
- a CDS encoding NAD(P)H-dependent oxidoreductase subunit E, translated as MADRHLEPDTPELRARWGGFAWNAENAEKAKEVVARYPAGRQRSAVMPLLDLAQRQVGAETNTQGWLPIPVMEYVAAYLDMPIIRVVEVATFYTMYNLVPVGRYHVQVCGTTPCMLRGSDDILSACKKRGMHKGHTTDDGLWTLTEVECMGNCASAPMVQINDDNYEDLTVESFDKVLDALAKGETPKAGTQLPGRHTVEPVGEPTSLAAMVKENHDYRGEW; from the coding sequence ATGGCTGACCGTCATCTCGAACCTGATACCCCCGAACTGCGCGCGCGCTGGGGTGGTTTTGCGTGGAATGCGGAAAACGCTGAAAAGGCGAAGGAAGTGGTTGCCCGCTATCCGGCCGGCCGCCAGCGCTCTGCCGTGATGCCGCTGCTCGATCTGGCTCAGCGCCAGGTCGGTGCGGAAACGAATACGCAGGGCTGGCTGCCGATCCCGGTGATGGAATATGTCGCGGCCTATCTCGACATGCCGATCATCCGCGTAGTCGAAGTCGCGACCTTCTACACGATGTACAACCTCGTTCCGGTGGGCCGCTACCATGTGCAGGTCTGCGGCACGACGCCCTGCATGTTGCGCGGCAGCGACGATATCCTGTCGGCCTGCAAAAAGCGCGGCATGCACAAGGGCCACACCACCGATGACGGTCTGTGGACCCTCACCGAAGTGGAATGCATGGGCAATTGCGCCTCCGCACCCATGGTCCAGATCAATGACGACAATTACGAGGATCTGACGGTCGAGAGCTTCGACAAGGTTCTCGATGCGCTGGCGAAGGGCGAAACGCCCAAGGCGGGCACACAGCTTCCTGGCCGCCACACGGTGGAGCCGGTTGGCGAGCCGACTTCGCTGGCCGCGATGGTCAAGGAAAACCACGACTATCGGGGTGAATGGTAA
- a CDS encoding NADH-quinone oxidoreductase subunit A, giving the protein MVDLSQYLPILIFLAIALGLSAAFVFLPMGVARLTGAHNPDAEKLSEYECGFPAFEDPRSQFDVRFYLVAILFIIFDLEAAFLFPWAVSLDVTGWPGWITMMVFLGELVIGFAYAWKKGALEWE; this is encoded by the coding sequence GTGGTCGATCTGTCTCAATATCTGCCGATCCTGATTTTCCTTGCCATCGCGCTGGGTCTGTCGGCTGCCTTCGTGTTCCTTCCCATGGGGGTCGCGCGGCTTACCGGGGCGCATAATCCCGATGCGGAAAAGCTTAGCGAATATGAATGCGGCTTCCCCGCGTTCGAAGATCCGCGAAGCCAGTTTGACGTGCGCTTCTATCTGGTGGCGATCCTGTTCATCATCTTCGACCTTGAAGCGGCGTTCCTGTTTCCCTGGGCTGTCAGCCTGGATGTGACGGGCTGGCCGGGCTGGATCACGATGATGGTGTTCCTGGGAGAACTTGTGATCGGCTTTGCCTATGCGTGGAAGAAGGGAGCGCTGGAATGGGAGTGA